The DNA sequence GGCAGCGTCTTTAGGGCTTGGAAACACAGCCTCCGGCGGTGAGAGCACAAACAATTCACCTCCGCCTCCGGCACAGCCGCCAAAGGCGCAGACCCCGGATTTATCCGGCCTTCTCTCTATGTTGGGGGGAGGCGGAAACTCCACCGGCACCGGCTTTGATGTTTCCAAGCTGACTGCTTCGCTGAACAATCAAGCGACCCAAAATTCTGCCTCCGGGCTTTCTCTTTTAGCCTCGATGCTGGGAGGCAACAACCAGCGGGCCCCGGCTCTCCCTCCTGCACCAGCCAATAACAACGCCCCGGATCTGTCGGGGCTTTTGGCTCAGCTTGCCGGTGGACAACCGGGCGCCTCACAGAACAAAGGAACCCCTGATCTCTCTGGTCTTGCCTCCATGCTTAGCGGCGGCGGGCAGGGCGGTGGAACCCCCGATCTTTCGGGCCTTGCCTCGATGCTTGGCGGCGGCAATCAAGGGGGCGGAACGCCCAATCTCTCCGGCCTTGCCTCTATGCTGGGTGGCAGTGGGCAAGGTGGTGCAGCCCCCGATCTTTCCGGCCTTGCCTCCATGCTTAGCGGCGGCGGGCAGGGCGGTGGAACCCCCAATCTTGCAGGCCTTGCCTCGATGCTGGGCGGCGGCCAAGGTGGGGGGAATTCCCAGGCACCTGCTTCAGGCGGCGGGTTGGATCTCAGTGCATTGACCGGCCTGCTCAACCAGAGCAGCCCTTCCAACGGTCAGAGCAGTGGTTCGGGAGGAGGCGGGCTGGATCTCAACATGCTGATGATGATTCAGAAGGCCATGTCCGCTTTTACAGCCGGGAACCAGAATGTGGAATTTATGCGGGCGCTCAAGCCCCATTTAAAGACCGAGCGTGCCAAAAAGGTGGATGATGCAGTTCGTGTTCTCCAGCTTCTCCAGTTTTACCCATTGATTAAGGAATCCGGTTTGTTTGGTGATGGCTCCGGTGGCCTGTTTGGTGATGGCTCCGGCGGATTGCTGGGCGGCCTTTTCGGAGGCGGCGGAAATGTTTTGACCAACCTATTGGGGAAATTCAATCCGTTTGGTGGTGAGAGGCGATGAACGAGACAGGGCGCAAGAATTACAGCGGTTACAGCGAACGAGATATGATGCGCATGCAGCAGGAGGCTGAGGCAAGGGTTCGAGAAATGCACCAGCGTGCTCAGCAGACTGTCAACGAGGCCAACTCACGCAGCGGCAATCAATCGAGCGGTTCCAACCGGAATACCATGCGCAACTGGAACCCGGGGCCCAATACCCAGCGCCGCATGGCACCAAACATGAGCGCCGGGAATTCACCCGGGCAAAACACCTCTCAGCAGTCCGGCAGAGGGAGCCAGCCCAATTCCACAGCGCCCAATCAATCAAGGCCAAAGACCGGGCAAGAACAGCCGGGTTCACAAAATGAAGCCAATACGCGGGAGCAAAGCCCGCCTCAAGCCGAGGCAGCCGCCCCAAAGGCGGAAAAAACACTGATTCAGGGCCTTTTGGATTCCATTGGCATTGATGACGACCGCTTGACCATTTTGGGGCTGATGCTGATTCTGCTCAACCAGAAAGCCGATTATACTCTCATTCTCGCTTTAGGATATCTGCTGTTCTAAAGCTTAGTATGGACATATTTCCTGTCGTTCTATCCTGAAAAGGCCGCTTAGCGGTCTTTTCTTTTTTGCTGTTCTACAGAAAGTGGAATTTCATTTTATTGGAATAAGTCTTTTTTCTTTTAGGACAGCATTACTATATAGTAATCGGCCTTTGTAAAAAGCGGCTGTATTAAAGGCACTTGCTGACAGTCTTATGCGGGAGGGTATACAATGGGGTTTCTGATCAGAGGAATTGTGCTGGTGCTGGTGATGGGAGCGGTGTTTGTCAACGGCTGGACCGATGCGCCCAATGCGATGGCCACTGCCGTTACAACCGGTGCAATTTCCTTTCGGAGGGCGGCGGGGCTGTGTGCGGTGTTTAACTGCTTGGGCCTGCTGGTTATGGGGCTTTTCAATTCCTCTGTAACCACAACCATTACCCAGCTCATCGATTTCGGTGACACCCAGCGGGAGGCCTCTTTGATCGCTCTTTGTGCCGCCATGATAAGCATTGTGCTTTTTGCTGTGGGGGCATGGCTTTTTTCTATCCCCACCAGCGAAAGCCATGCCTTGATTGCGGGCATTACCGGGGCTGTGCTGGCTCTGCGGGGCACCCAAGGCATCAATAGAGTGGCTTGGGGAAAGGTTCTGACAGGGCTGATTTGGTCACTGCTGCTGGGTGCCCTGTTGGGATGGCTTGCTTTTAAGGGACTGGGCTTTTTATTTGCAGGCTGGCGGAAAAAAACGGTAGCAAAGGCACAGATTGCCTCCACCATGGTAACCGCTTTTCTTCACGGGGCGCAGGACGGCCAAAAATTTCTGGCTATTCTGGTAGTGGGGGATGCTCTTGCAAAGCATCTTTCCCCCGGGGGGCCGGTACACCCCTTAGATCACTGGCCGCTGCTTTTGCTGGTGGGGCTGACTATGGCGCTGGGAACGCTGGTAGGGGGAGAACGCATTGTTTGGGCAGTGGGGGAAAAGATGGTTTCCCTCACCCCGGTGCAGGGAATCTGCTCCGATCTGGGTGCGGGGCTGGGGCTTTTGGCGGCCAGCCTGCTGGGGATTCCGGTCAGCACCACCCACATCAAAACCGCCGCCATTATGGGTGCCGGAAGGGCTGGTGGCGGGCGGTTGGATAAAAGCGTGGCAGGTGGTATGCTGCTGGCTTGGGCTATTACCTTTCCTGTATGCGGCCTGCTGGGCTTTTGGGTCACCCGGCTGATGCTTGTACTTTTAGGGGCATAGACTGTATAGAGAAAAAATCCCCCCAAGCGGATGAAGCCGCTCAGAGGGAGAGAAACTTTATTTAATGCCTGCTAAACAATTCGAAAACGTAACAATAGCAATACTTTGACGGCGTTTTTGAATTGTTTAGGTGCAAGGTTTTTGGCCGAATAGGGAAAAAACCTTGCACAAAGGATTTGTGGCGTGTGCCTGCAAATCCTTTCAGGCAGCCAATCAATGGTGCTGAAACGGCAAAACAAGCCTGTTTTGCCGTCAAACAGAGCAAAAATTGCCCTGTTTGCAAATGCGCTTTGCAAAGAGGATTTGTTCAGTGGACATTATTCATCGGAAGAGGCGGCAAACTGCTCCAAGGCCGCCTTATAAAGGTCGCCCTTTTTATAGCCTGTTTCCTTGGCAATCTCCTTAGCCGCCTGACTGGTGGGAAGTCCGCCCTTTTGCAGTGAGCAGACCATAGCCACTGCCTCCTCAAAGGAGAGGGGTGTTTCCTCCTTGGGCGGGGCACCCTCCACCACCAGAACGTATTCGCCTCGGGGGCTTTGGCTGGTATAGAGGGCTACGGCCTCGGCCAGTGTGGTGCGGATGACCTCCTCGTGGAGCTTGGTCAGTTCCCGGCAGAGGGCCAGTGGGCGATCACCCCAAACCGCCAGCATATCCTCTAAGGTGCGGAGCAGCTTGTGAGGGGCCTCATAAAAAATGAGGGTGCGGGGATCGTTTCGCACCTCTTCCAGATGCGCCAGCCGCCCGTTGCGGTTCACGGTCAGAAAGCCTTCAAAGGTAAAGCGCCCGGTGGCAATTCCGGAAAGGCACAGAGCGGAAACCACAGCCGACGGCCCGGGAACCACCACCGTTTCAATGCCCGCTTCGGCGCACTGCGCCACCAGCCCTTCCCCGGGATCGGAGATACAGGGCATACCGGCATCTGTTACAACGGCACAGCTTTCTCCGGCTAAAATCCGGGCGACAATCTGCTCCCCCCGATACTGCTGGTTGTGCTCGTAGTAGCTGACCATAGGCGTCCCAATGGAAAAATGCCGCAGCAGCTTCAGGGTGACACGGGTATCCTCAGCGGCAATAAAATCCACCGTCTCCAGAGTTTGCAGAGCACGGGGGGAGATATCCCCCAAATTGCCGATGGGGGTTCCCACCAAATAAAGCTTGGACAAATTCCTCAACACCTTTTGGTTAAATTTTCGCTGTATAAAAAGGAAACAGCTCCTGAAGCTGACGAGAAGGGGAGTCCCCCTCCCAGCAGACAAAGGGCGCTTCTATCTGTAAAAAAGGCTTGGCCCCCCGCTTGCCCTCCACCAAAAAGAGCCATGGAGCAGTATCCCCCCGCTTTTGGACAAGCTGCAAGCGCTTGGGCTCCAGCTTCCAGCGGCGCATAGCCTCCAGTGCATCCACCAGACGCTCCGGGCGCTGGCACAGGCAAAGCCGCCCGCCAAAGCGCAGCAGACGGGCGGCCGCCTTGCAGACATCCTCTATGGTGCAGGTGACCTCGTGACGCGCCAGCCGCTGGTTTTCACCTTGATTCTGAAAGCCGGTATCCACTGCCTTATAGGGCGGGTTGCAGGTGATGATATCCAGACTGCCCGCTTCAATTTCCGGGAGGCCCTCACGCAAATCGGCAAGCAGGGGCAGAACCCGGCCTTCCAATCCGCTTTGGGTAACCGATTGGCTCAGCTGGCCGATGGCCTGCGGCTGAATATCCACCGCAAAGGCGGATTGGGGAGCACTATCCGACCGGGCCCAGAGAAAAGGAATAATCCCACAGCCGGTTCCCAGATCGCAGGCTTTATCTTTGCGCCGAACCCCCGCAAAGGAGGCCAGAAGAAAGCTGTCCGTTCCGAAGGTGTGCTCCGGCGAAACCAACAGCCGGATACCGGCGCCAAAATCCTCCCAATGTTCGTTGTTTTCCAAAAGAGAGCCTCCTAATAGCTGGTTAAAATCAAATAGCCGACAATCCAAGCATCAAGCAGTATAATATCGCCTTTTGCCGATATTATACCATGAAAGCGAAGCGTTATGGTATAATTGCCCGTGGCCGTAGGCCGGGCATAAAAATGGAACGTATAATAAGCGCTTTGCGGTTATTAAACCATGAGATTTGATGCCATGGCTTAATAAAGAGAATATTTTTCACTTCCGCACTCATGCCGTGCGGCTGGCACATCCTTTCTCTACGATGAGAAAGGATGCAAAGAATCGCCAAGGGGGCGCTCCCCCTTGGTACCCCCCAGATCCAAAATTCAGCTGCATTTAAATCTTAGGCTCGGCTCTTGGTTGTGTCCGTCACGGTTGTCCCCCAATTCAGGATTTTGCCAGAGGATGCGGTTATTATGCCATAAAAGCGAAGCGTTATGGTATAATTGCGCATATAGGGCGGCAGCGAACGAAGTGAGCGAATCGCCCTGCGCATCAAGCAGTATAATATCTGGGTTTGCAGGTATTATGCCATAAAAGCGAAGCGTTATGGTATAATTGCGCATCTAGAGCGAATCGCCCTGCGCATAAAGCAGTATAATATCTGCGTTTGCAGATATTATACAATAAATAGCCTGTTCCTTCAACTTGCCGGAATGAACCCCTTGTATTTTTCCGATACATAGGTATATACTCATACAGGAAGAAAGTTATTTTAAAAGGATAAAAGCAATGAACGATCAGGAGCTATTGAATATAGGGGTGGAAATTGGCAAGCTTTTGCTGGTGAATGGCGGAGAAATCTACCGGGTGGAAGAATCCATGCAGCGGATATTTGCCGCTTATGGGGTGCATCAGGCGGATGTTTTTGTGATCCCCTCTTATATTCATGCAACCCTCACCAACTCGGAGGGAGCAAGCGCCACTACCATGCGGCGCATTTACACCCGCAAAACCCATCTGGACCGTGTGGAGCGTGCCAACGATCTCTGCCGGCGCATCTGCCGGGATAAACCGGATTTAGACCAGATTCGCAAAGAGATTGAGGCCATTTCCCGAATGCCTTCCTACAGCTTGGGCATGGAGTGCCTGTGCTTTGCTTTAGGCTCCAGTGCCTTTACGATGTTTTTTGGCGGCAGTGTTTTTGATGCCATGATTTCGGCTGTATGCGGTGTTGTTATCCGGCTGATCTTGTATCACAGCCTGCGCCTGAAAGGTAACGTATTCTTCACCAACATTGTTGCCAGCTTTATGGCCTCTCTGATCGCTTTTACAGTGGCTCTGGTGTTTCCCGGCCTTGTGGCGGATAAAATCATCATCGGTGCGCTGATGACACTGGTGCCCGGTATTGCCATCACCAGCTTTATGCGGGATATTATGGCGGGTGACCTGATGGCAGGCATGATGCGCCTTGCGGAAAGCCTGATGGTGGCGGCCGCCATTGCGCTTGGCTCCGGTGCGGCCCTGAGCCTGACCCATCTTTTTATGGGAGGGATTGGCGCATGAATTGGATGCAGTGCCTGTGGGCCTTTGTGGGCTGTATGTGCTTTGCCCTTGTGTTTAACATCCGCAGCCGCCGAATTTTAATTTTAGCCTCATTGGGAGCAGGCTTGGGGTGGATGGTATACCTTCTGCTTTCCTTTATGGGCAGCGATGTGATGCAGAGCTTTTTTGCAACCATTGTCCTCTCTTTTTATTCCGAAATTATGGCGCGGGTCTTTTTGGTTCCGGTTACCACCTTTCAGACCATCGCCTTGCTGCCTCTTGTACCCGGCAGCGGCATCTACCGCACCATGGAGTATTATGTTATGGGTGATACAGAGCTGTTTATCCAAACAGGGCTGCATACCTTTGCCATAGCGGGGGCGCTGGCTATTGGAGTTCTAATGGTTTCTTCCCTAGTTCGGGCATGGACTATGCTGCGCCGTCAGCGAAAGAAAAAAGGCACATGCTAAAGAGTAGTTTCATATAATAAGGCACTCCCGGGGGCTTTAAAGCCTGCCGGGGGTGTTTTTTAGCTTATGCACAGGGATTTGTTTACTGCGCTGATATAGGCGTGGATGCAGGCTCCCACAATATCATTGGCAAGGCCACGGCCAATAAAGGATTGACCCTTTAGACCCAGCTGCACCACCACTTCGCCCAGAGAATCCCGGCCTGCCGCCATGGACTGAATCACAAAGGATTCCAGCTGATAAACCTCCCCCACGATTTTATCCACAGCGTTGAAAGCCGCCAGTATAGGACTGGGGCCCCGGGCTACCTTCTCGTAGCATTGGCTGTCCTTTTCCAGGCAAACCACCGCCGTGGCCGAAATCAAAGTGCCGCTGTTGACAACAAAGCTTTTGAGGGAATAGGTCTGGCGGATTTGGGCCGCACCCTCTACCAAAGAGCACAGCTCCCGGTCGGTGATCGCCTTTTGGTGGTCTGCCAGCTGCTTAAAGCTTTTAAAAGCCGCCGCCAGTTTTTCCCCATCCAACGCATAACCCAGCTCCTTCATGCGCTGCTCAAAGGCCGCTTTGCCTGAATGTTTGCCCAACACAAGGGAGTTGGTTTGCAAACCAATGTCTGCCGGGGACATGATTTCATAGGTGAGGGGATTGTTCATCATACCGTGCTGATGCACCCCGGCCTCGTGAACAAAGGCATTTTCACCCACCACAGCCTTGTTGTGGGCTACGGGCTTATCAATAATGGTGGAAACAAGCCGGCTGCTGCGGTAAAGCTCCCGGGTGTTGATGCGGGTCTGGCAGCCCAGCAAATCCTGCCGGGTTTTCAGCGCCATAATGACTTCTTCCAGAGCGGCGTTGCCTGCCCGTTCCCCGATGCCGTTGATGGTGCCTTCAATATGGTCGGCTCCGGCGGCCACGGCAGCCAGCGTGTTGGCTGTGGCCATCCCCAAATCGTTGTGGCAATGAATGCCCACAGGGATAGCGGGGTTGATCAGATTTTGCTTGACATACCGGATAAGGGATTCTGTTTCCTGCGGGAGCAGATAACCCACCGTATCGGTTACATTGATGAGGGTTGCCCCCGCCTGTATGACCCGGTTGTATACCTCCATGAGGAAATCCCGGTCGGTGCGGGTGGCATCCTCGGCGGAAAATTCCACATCCGGGAGAAAGCGGCGGGCAAAGGCCACGGCGGAGACGGCTTTATCCAGCACTTCTTCCCGGGAGATGCCCAACTTATAGCGCAAATGAATATCGCTGGTGGCCAAAAAAATGTGGATACGGGGGGCAGCAGCCCCCTTTAGCGCCTCCCATGCGCAGGAGATATCCCCGGCAGTGGCCCGGCAAAGCCCGGCGATACCGGCTCCTTTGATGGTATTGGCAATGGCTTTCACCGCTTGAAAGTCGTCCGGTGAAGCAATGGGGAAGCCTGCCTCAATAAAATCCACCCCAAGGTGTTCCAGCTGCTTGGCAACCTCCAGCTTTTCTTTTAACTGCATGCTGCACCCGGGGGATTGCTCCCCATCCCGTAAAGTGGTATCCAACACAGTCAGTGTTTTCATATGGGTTCCTCCGCCTGTTGGCAAAAGCGTAGGGCAGTCAAACAAATGCTTTTGACCGCCCTGTGTTCACTCGATTTAATTCGTATGATCGCTTAGTTATAATACATAAACAGCTGGCACTTGATCATGCCATTATAGAGCTTGCGGCGCTTGTCCGCTTTGCGGCCAAACAAATCCTCAAAATCTTCATGTGGGGTGATGATATAATAGCTGAGCCCTTTCCGCTTGGGGAAGACCCGGCCCATGAGGCGGTAAAGATCTTCGGTTTCTTTGATTTCCATCATACGCTCGCCATAAGGCGGGTTGCATAAAATCACAGCCTGCTCCGCATCCACGGTGAATTGTGCCAGCCCGCGCATGGTGGCTTCAATTTTACTGCCGATTCCCGCTTTCACTGCATTGGCACGGGTTAAATCCGAGGCGGCTTTATCCAGATCATAGCCGATGCCGTGGAAACCAGAGGTGCGGTCAATGGCGGACAAAGCGGCCTTCCGCTCATCCTTCCAGATGGATGCATCGAAATAATCCCAGCTTTCGGCGGCAAAATGACGATGGATACCCGGTGCGATGTTATAAGCCCGCAGGGCCGATTCAATCAGCAGGGTTCCCGAGCCGCACATAGGGTCAATGACGAGGGCATCCTTGCGGATATGGGCAAGATCGGCGATTCCGGCGGCCAGCGTTTCCTTGATGGGTGCTTCCAATGCATCCCGGCGGTAGCCCCGCTTGTGGAGCCCGGTGCCGGACGTATCCAGCATAATGGTGACTTCATCCTTCATAATGGAAAACTGGATTTGGTGAACAGGCCCGGTTTCTTCAAACCAGCTTTGGCCGTAAACCTTTTCCAGACGTTTAACAGCGGCCTTTTTGAGGATGGACTGGCAATCGGATATGCTGAAAAGCTGAGATTTCAGCGACCAGCCCTTGACAGGGAAAGCATCGTTTATGCCAACAAACTCCTCCAGAGGCAGCTTTTCCATTTCATCAAAAAGCTGTGTGAAGGTGGTGGCCTGAAAGGTGCCCAGCACAATGCAGACACGCTCGGCCGTGCGAAGCCACAAGTTAGACCGGGCCACGAGAGAAGGGGCTCCTTCAAAGGTGACCCGGCCGTCGGCAACTTGTATATTCTGCCCGCCAATTTTTTTAACTTCGTATGAAAGCACGCTTTCCAGCCCGAAATGGCATGGACAGCAAATGGTCAAAGAGCTTTGCATGGTAATATTCTCCTATGTTGTGGGGCGAAGGGGTCAGCGCTGATTTCCCAGAATGAACAGAGCCATCGTGCCCGGCCCCGAGTGAGTGCCGATCACAGAACCTACATAATCGATGATGCCGGGCTTAATGCCGGTTTTTTCTTCCATCACCTTTGCCACGTATTGTGCCTCCTCGAGGCAGTCACCATGGCTGATGAAAAAGACCTCGTTGTGCCACTGGCCCATGTTGGCAGCGGCGTACTCTACTAGATAGTTCAGGGATTGCCTGCGTCCCCGAACCTTATGAATGGGGATGAGCCTGCCTGCATTATCCACATGCAGAATAGGCTTGATGCCCAGCATGGAGCCCATAATGGCCGAGGCTTTGGAAACCCGCCCGCCCCGGTGCAGATGCATCAGATCATCCACTGTGAAAACATGAACCAGATGGAGCTTGGTATCCTCCGCCCACTGAGCCACTTCTTCTATAGACATGCCCTGCTGCTTTTTCTGGTTGGCCAGATGCACCAACAGACCCTGCCCCAAAGAAGCACAAAGGGTATCCACAACGATGATTTTGCGCTGCGGGTATTCCGCCGCCAGCTCCTTGGCAGCGATCTGGCCGCTTTGGCAGGTGCCGGAAAGCCCGGAGGAAAAGCCGAGATACAGCACATCCAGCCCTTGGGTCAGAATGTTCTCAAAAAAGGAACGCATGCTTTCTACATTTACCTGTGCAGTTTGGGGCATTTCACCATCCCGCATCCGTTGATACAGGGTGCCAATGGGCATTGCAGCATCATAGGCCGCATATTCTTTGCCGCCGATGGTATAAAGCAGCTCCACTGAGCCGATATCGTTTTCCGCCAGATAGTCCAGCGGCAGATCACAGCTGCTGTCGGTTACCAGTTTGAAGGTATTGTTCATCCATGTTTCCCCCCTGCATAATTCCTAAAAAAGTCTGCTATAAAAGCGAATATGATGTCATTGCGCATCAGAGCGGGCGTGGCAAAGCGAGCGGATTACCCTGCCCATGGTAAAGCACAGTATTTACATCTGAAAATAGGATACCATGAACGCAGTGAATGGTAGAATTGGCCATCGCCGTAAGGTGAGCCATAGAAATGAAGTATAGTAGCGCTCTGTAATTATTATACCTTATTCGTCTGCCGAATGCAACCGCAATCCTCCATAGGGCCCTTTGGCAGCGAAGTTATTCAGGGGATAGGCACGGTTTTCTCCGCCGAGGAAAGCCCAAGGGTCTTAGAGGAACCGGCGGCCAAATCCAAGCCGATGATTCCATCCGCAACCTGTTTGAAAATAGGCCCCGCTGCATTTTCACCGGATTCCCCGCCTTCCACGAAAACGACAGCCGCATATTTGGGCTTGGCAGCCGGAAAAAAGCCTGCAAACCAAGCATGAACGATTTCTTTGCCGTTTTCATCGTATATTCCGGTCTGGGCAGAGGAGGTCTTGCCGCCCGCTCCGCCGGTGATGGGTCTTGCTTTGCGGCCGGAGCCTTCTTCAATGACCTTGACCATTAGTCCCTGCACGGTTTTGGCGGTGTTCTCGGATAAAATACGGTTGGGGGAATAGCTGGGATAGGAAACACTGAGGGAAGAACCGTCTTCCGTTTCGCCCATAACTAACCGGGGGGTTACGGCCATACCTGAATTGGCGATAGCGGAAATAGCCTGAGCCATTTGCAGGGGAGTGGCCAGCGAGCTGCCTTGCCCAAAGCCAAAGTTGGCAAGGGACGCCCGGTTGCTCAGCTCCTGCCGGGTGGGCAGATTACCGGATTGTGTGGTAAAGCCTTCCGCCAGCTCAGAGGCACTGCCCAGTCCCATATAGCTGGAAAGGGCAGGGATATAATCCGGCCCCAAGGTCAGGGCTAGGTTGATAAAATAGGTGTTGCAGGAAACCTCCAGTGCCCGCTCCATATCCACAGTGCCGTGAATGGCGTGGTTGTTGCAGCGGAAAACCTGCCCATCCACATCGATGGAGCCCTGACAGGTATAAGAAAAATCGGGGGTAATGCCGTTTTCCAGAGCGGCGGCGGATACAATTACCTTAAAAACAGAGCCGATGTTATAGCCGCTGATGGCCCGGTTGATAAAGGGGGCGTCCTTGCTTTCCAGGCTGGCGGCAATGTTGCCGGGGTCAAAATCCGGCACACTGGCCATAGCCAGAATGTCTCCGGTGCCGATATCCATAACCACTACAGCACCCTTTTCACAGCCTTTTTCCAGAGCGCTCTGAGTGGCGGCCTGCATGGAGGCATCCAAGGTCAGCACAACGCCGCCCCGGTCGTTTTCGCCGCTCCGGTCAATCTGCACCGCTCCGTTTTCCATGGAACGCCCCATAGCGTCCACCTGGTAGCGGGCCACGATCTGGCCGCCGCTTTTTTTCAGAAGGCTGTCAAAAGCCTTTTCAATGCCTGCGGCACCCGTTTGCTCCTGCCCGTTCAGGTAGCCGATGATATGGGGGGCAAGCTGCGGATTCTGGGAATACCGTTGGGAAACACGAAACACATCCACTCCCAGAGCGTAGAGATCGTTGGTGGGCACCTCCAGCGCAAAGGGGGAGCCGGCTGTGAGCATATTGAGTACAGCCGGGCGCTGTTTTTCCTCCAGAGCGGGCAGCAGCACGCCCGCCGCCTGTGGGGTGGGCAGCACCGAGGCAATGTATTTGGAACTGCTGTTGACAAGAGGCACCATACTGCGGTCATAGATGGTTCCCCGTGTGGTGGAGACCACCAACGCCTGTCTGCTCTGTACATCCGCCGCCATAGTCAGCGAATCAGATACATTGATGGCATACACACGAAAAAGGCAGACAGTCAGAAGCACCGCCATACAGCAGTAAACTCCGATCATACGCTTATACAAGGCTAACACCGACTCTCTGAATGAAATAGGTTCTTTGGGTATATTGTGGGCAGAGCCGCAGGCAAACATACCGCCCACAAAAAGAAAACGCCCTCCCACAGCCTTTTTCTCAGGCATTGTGGAAGGAGCGCATATGTATACTCATATAGTTTTAAAATTGTGGAGCAATTTTAAAACTATGGGCTTCGCCCACAGACACGCACTGCATGTATATGAGTATGAAGCCGGTATAGACCGCCTATGGCGGTTAGCGGCAGATTGCCGCTGTTTAAAACCACGTTGCGATTTTAAACCTATACAACTATAGCTGGCCTCGGGGTAGCGGGATCAAGATCATTCCAGACGTGTGCTGTAAAGCTCGGCGCAGGTGAGCCACCGGGGGCGGGTAAAGGTGGGCCAGAAGGTGTCGCGGCTGGATGCCAGATATTTGCCGCAGCCGCTGACAGTATCGCAGCATTCCCGAATATCGCCGGATTCCGCTGCTTCTTGAATAACAGTGCAATCGGTTGTGGGGGTGCTCACCAACTGTGTGGTGTTGACAGAGCTGACAACACCATTGGAATTGAGGCACCGTCCACAGAATCGGCAGCGGCAGGGAACACTAAAGCATTCACCCCGGCAAACCCCTTCGTTGGCGGCTTGTGTCAGGCAGGATTCGGTAGCTGCGGCACGGGTGGTAACCGCTCCCGCCCGATTCAGGCAGTTCCCGCAAAAGCGGCATCTGCCCAAAATGTTGAACAGTGTATTGCCGTTGGTACAGGTGCGGCAGGCACACCCGAGCTGGGTCTGGCGGGCCAGAGGTGAGGATGCGGTGGTGCCTTGGGTAAAATTGTTTCCCGAAATAGAAGTGGCCACATTTTGGCCATTGGAACGAACATTAGAACATGCCATGATTCATCACTCCATATGCAATCAAAAATGCGTCCTGTCAGCAAAGCCTGCAAAATGATATTCTCTTTATATACTATGGGAATCTGGCCAATATGTGAGGCTTTTTTACCCCGATTCGGTTAATTTGCCTCAAAACACATTTTCCGACAGAATCAAATCCTCTTTGTCCCCTATAATGGATGGCGATGGGACAATGAGCAGGCATGAATAATGGGGAGAAGGGTTTTACCATGTCCGTGCCGGGCCTGCAATGGGGAAGAGGCTGAAATGGATACATATGTTTATGTGGATGTGCTGATGGTCCTCAACTATGCTGTGACCATGCTGCTGATACTTTGCTGTTCCCGGCTTTCCGGCCGGATGCCCCGCCGCTCCCGGGTAATTCTGGGAAGCCTTGCGGGGGCCGCCAGCTCGCTGGTGATTTTTTTACCCTATATGGGTTTTATCCTTTCCACTTTGATCAAGCTGGCTGTTTCCAGCCTGATTGTAGCGGTGGTTTATGCGCCTTTGCGCAGGGGTGCTTTTTTAATGCAGCTTTTTCTGTTTTTTACGGTGAATTTCCTTTTTGCCGGCGTTATGGTGGCCTTGTGGTTTGCTTTTGCTCCCCAAGGGATGCTGTGTTTTAACGGCGCTGTGTATTTTGAT is a window from the Oscillospiraceae bacterium MB08-C2-2 genome containing:
- a CDS encoding threonine/serine exporter family protein; its protein translation is MNWMQCLWAFVGCMCFALVFNIRSRRILILASLGAGLGWMVYLLLSFMGSDVMQSFFATIVLSFYSEIMARVFLVPVTTFQTIALLPLVPGSGIYRTMEYYVMGDTELFIQTGLHTFAIAGALAIGVLMVSSLVRAWTMLRRQRKKKGTC
- a CDS encoding 2-isopropylmalate synthase, whose amino-acid sequence is MKTLTVLDTTLRDGEQSPGCSMQLKEKLEVAKQLEHLGVDFIEAGFPIASPDDFQAVKAIANTIKGAGIAGLCRATAGDISCAWEALKGAAAPRIHIFLATSDIHLRYKLGISREEVLDKAVSAVAFARRFLPDVEFSAEDATRTDRDFLMEVYNRVIQAGATLINVTDTVGYLLPQETESLIRYVKQNLINPAIPVGIHCHNDLGMATANTLAAVAAGADHIEGTINGIGERAGNAALEEVIMALKTRQDLLGCQTRINTRELYRSSRLVSTIIDKPVAHNKAVVGENAFVHEAGVHQHGMMNNPLTYEIMSPADIGLQTNSLVLGKHSGKAAFEQRMKELGYALDGEKLAAAFKSFKQLADHQKAITDRELCSLVEGAAQIRQTYSLKSFVVNSGTLISATAVVCLEKDSQCYEKVARGPSPILAAFNAVDKIVGEVYQLESFVIQSMAAGRDSLGEVVVQLGLKGQSFIGRGLANDIVGACIHAYISAVNKSLCIS
- a CDS encoding threonine/serine exporter family protein, producing the protein MNDQELLNIGVEIGKLLLVNGGEIYRVEESMQRIFAAYGVHQADVFVIPSYIHATLTNSEGASATTMRRIYTRKTHLDRVERANDLCRRICRDKPDLDQIRKEIEAISRMPSYSLGMECLCFALGSSAFTMFFGGSVFDAMISAVCGVVIRLILYHSLRLKGNVFFTNIVASFMASLIAFTVALVFPGLVADKIIIGALMTLVPGIAITSFMRDIMAGDLMAGMMRLAESLMVAAAIALGSGAALSLTHLFMGGIGA
- the rsmI gene encoding 16S rRNA (cytidine(1402)-2'-O)-methyltransferase translates to MSKLYLVGTPIGNLGDISPRALQTLETVDFIAAEDTRVTLKLLRHFSIGTPMVSYYEHNQQYRGEQIVARILAGESCAVVTDAGMPCISDPGEGLVAQCAEAGIETVVVPGPSAVVSALCLSGIATGRFTFEGFLTVNRNGRLAHLEEVRNDPRTLIFYEAPHKLLRTLEDMLAVWGDRPLALCRELTKLHEEVIRTTLAEAVALYTSQSPRGEYVLVVEGAPPKEETPLSFEEAVAMVCSLQKGGLPTSQAAKEIAKETGYKKGDLYKAALEQFAASSDE
- a CDS encoding inorganic phosphate transporter; amino-acid sequence: MGFLIRGIVLVLVMGAVFVNGWTDAPNAMATAVTTGAISFRRAAGLCAVFNCLGLLVMGLFNSSVTTTITQLIDFGDTQREASLIALCAAMISIVLFAVGAWLFSIPTSESHALIAGITGAVLALRGTQGINRVAWGKVLTGLIWSLLLGALLGWLAFKGLGFLFAGWRKKTVAKAQIASTMVTAFLHGAQDGQKFLAILVVGDALAKHLSPGGPVHPLDHWPLLLLVGLTMALGTLVGGERIVWAVGEKMVSLTPVQGICSDLGAGLGLLAASLLGIPVSTTHIKTAAIMGAGRAGGGRLDKSVAGGMLLAWAITFPVCGLLGFWVTRLMLVLLGA
- a CDS encoding methyltransferase encodes the protein MENNEHWEDFGAGIRLLVSPEHTFGTDSFLLASFAGVRRKDKACDLGTGCGIIPFLWARSDSAPQSAFAVDIQPQAIGQLSQSVTQSGLEGRVLPLLADLREGLPEIEAGSLDIITCNPPYKAVDTGFQNQGENQRLARHEVTCTIEDVCKAAARLLRFGGRLCLCQRPERLVDALEAMRRWKLEPKRLQLVQKRGDTAPWLFLVEGKRGAKPFLQIEAPFVCWEGDSPSRQLQELFPFYTAKI